From a single Armatimonadota bacterium genomic region:
- a CDS encoding Gfo/Idh/MocA family oxidoreductase — protein MRIGFVDHHLNNYHADKFLSLIRGPLSDLGAEIAIAWESDPMDGDWCEKNSVQRAGSIAEVCQKSDAVFILAPDNIDDHLKLAREVLPYGKPTAIDKALAFKVSEAKEIVELARKHNTPVTSSSALAFAVELEDLLNQIGEPPAEVFVTGMGEWKNYGLHTLSMALRVMGPGIKRLIDTGTESSRVVTLDYGGGRKAFVTVRWSSDMWQIFPWTLGIRLNREKYLYTTIQDYDGFYANLLKKVIEFFQTSVPPFPGELAMELVAVLEYADQSLAGGGLWVET, from the coding sequence ATGCGCATAGGATTTGTTGATCATCATCTAAACAACTATCATGCGGACAAGTTTCTTTCGTTGATTCGCGGGCCGCTATCAGATTTGGGAGCAGAGATTGCCATAGCGTGGGAATCGGACCCAATGGATGGCGATTGGTGCGAAAAGAACAGCGTCCAAAGGGCGGGGAGCATTGCCGAAGTATGTCAGAAGTCTGATGCGGTGTTCATCTTAGCCCCCGACAATATAGATGACCATTTAAAATTAGCGAGAGAGGTTCTCCCTTATGGGAAACCTACTGCAATTGATAAGGCACTTGCTTTTAAAGTTTCTGAGGCCAAAGAAATTGTTGAGCTTGCAAGAAAGCATAATACACCAGTTACATCGAGTTCAGCCCTTGCTTTTGCGGTCGAGCTTGAGGATTTGCTTAATCAGATAGGTGAGCCACCTGCGGAAGTCTTTGTTACCGGCATGGGCGAGTGGAAGAACTACGGGCTCCATACGCTTTCGATGGCACTGCGAGTCATGGGGCCGGGCATTAAGCGGCTGATAGACACCGGCACGGAGTCCAGCCGTGTGGTAACTCTTGACTATGGCGGGGGAAGAAAGGCTTTTGTGACAGTCCGATGGTCGAGCGATATGTGGCAGATTTTTCCGTGGACCCTTGGCATCCGACTTAACCGGGAAAAATACCTTTATACAACGATTCAAGATTATGACGGCTTTTATGCGAACCTTTTGAAGAAGGTAATTGAATTCTTTCAGACCAGTGTTCCACCATTTCCTGGTGAGCTTGCCATGGAGCTGGTCGCGGTTCTCGAATATGCAGACCAGTCTCTAGCTGGTGGCGGATTGTGGGTTGAGACTTAG
- a CDS encoding tetratricopeptide repeat protein: MGKVARKKVPARNKKSESCGCGVDYHYDPGWTTASEQDEIVEPEKTNSMTPNRAQKHEILKRVYVRLGHIERAKEQLTEILRLRPNDIRVITEIGDIEYSQAKYPEAKERYSAVLEMGHDNAEIRYRLGICVKNLGDFETAEKHFRWAIELRPTYLDAYVELGRLYGERNQLTNALQCFAKAVEMDPTYADAYFAAARMLATSGRYKDAIDVYRAGLSYSPRNAPVFVELGNCYIEIGAYELAKMAFRQALAIRPDFDEAEEGIYFIEELSTKRKAA, encoded by the coding sequence ATGGGCAAAGTCGCAAGAAAAAAAGTTCCAGCTAGAAATAAAAAAAGTGAATCCTGTGGCTGCGGAGTGGATTACCATTATGATCCAGGATGGACCACCGCATCTGAACAAGATGAAATAGTCGAACCAGAGAAAACAAACTCCATGACCCCAAATCGCGCTCAGAAGCACGAAATCTTGAAAAGAGTATATGTGCGCCTTGGACATATTGAGCGCGCGAAGGAACAGCTGACAGAAATTCTTCGCCTCCGCCCTAATGATATCCGCGTGATTACCGAGATTGGCGACATCGAATACAGCCAAGCAAAATACCCGGAGGCCAAAGAGAGATACTCTGCCGTTCTTGAAATGGGCCATGACAATGCCGAAATCAGATACAGATTGGGGATATGTGTAAAGAATTTGGGCGATTTCGAAACAGCGGAGAAGCATTTTCGCTGGGCAATCGAACTGCGGCCAACTTACCTCGATGCCTACGTCGAACTCGGGCGACTCTACGGCGAACGAAATCAGCTGACCAATGCACTACAGTGCTTCGCCAAAGCTGTCGAGATGGACCCAACTTATGCAGATGCTTATTTTGCAGCAGCTAGAATGCTTGCAACTTCGGGCAGGTACAAAGATGCCATTGACGTGTACCGCGCAGGTCTTTCCTATAGCCCAAGAAACGCCCCAGTATTCGTCGAGCTTGGGAATTGTTACATAGAGATTGGTGCCTATGAGCTAGCAAAAATGGCTTTCCGGCAAGCACTTGCAATACGCCCAGATTTCGATGAGGCAGAGGAGGGCATTTATTTTATCGAAGAACTTTCTACTAAGCGAAAGGCAGCATAA
- a CDS encoding glycosyltransferase, giving the protein MKILHVTWGQPPDHLTLGPVAYTQELCDQLSIAGHSSSILAACPRHVEGGLGFAVFRHNYKGLDIYGVTNRHVEFADLNHPLREMQNTESEIVLCWTVNQKHPDIIHFHNLAGLSASLLQTAYEMGIPFVVTLHNYWFICPRHDLLDRHNRVCSGPGDGTKCAECIPPIEGEPDVKDRALAYAARYRNIIRWLNKANAIIAVSNYVRNLYVEHGIAPERIITITPAAGTAEQLWATKDKFLRQQSEKITFGFLGTIIFRKGVHLLLDAAEILHDVRDKFEISIHGSIADHNYAREIERRLREDNRFLPKVEFAGYYKPNLLSHILGNMSACVVPPLWHEPAPRTVMEALGAGVPVVGARAGGIPEWIKHGKNGFLFEMGNTRGLASHLRYLIENPQTLNMLRSNIAPPKPMARHAEEIIAIYKSVMARHKKSATNGKKMRKAA; this is encoded by the coding sequence ATGAAGATTCTCCACGTCACTTGGGGTCAACCTCCCGACCATCTCACCCTGGGACCTGTGGCATACACTCAGGAATTGTGCGACCAGCTCTCTATCGCCGGCCATTCCAGCTCAATCCTAGCAGCATGCCCTAGGCATGTTGAAGGGGGATTGGGGTTCGCCGTTTTTCGTCACAATTACAAGGGTTTAGATATCTATGGGGTTACCAACCGTCATGTGGAATTCGCAGATTTAAACCATCCATTGCGCGAAATGCAAAACACCGAAAGCGAGATAGTGCTTTGCTGGACGGTTAACCAGAAGCACCCGGACATTATCCACTTCCACAATCTAGCCGGGCTTTCGGCTTCTCTTTTGCAAACCGCCTATGAAATGGGAATTCCTTTTGTTGTAACTTTGCATAACTACTGGTTCATTTGCCCAAGACACGATCTCCTTGATAGACACAATAGGGTGTGCTCAGGCCCCGGAGACGGCACCAAGTGCGCGGAGTGCATCCCACCAATAGAAGGCGAACCTGATGTGAAGGACAGGGCTCTTGCCTACGCAGCCCGCTATCGAAACATTATTCGATGGCTTAACAAAGCTAATGCAATAATAGCAGTCTCAAACTATGTGCGCAACCTTTATGTGGAGCATGGAATAGCCCCAGAGCGAATAATTACAATTACTCCAGCAGCGGGAACAGCTGAACAACTCTGGGCAACAAAAGACAAGTTTCTGCGGCAGCAGAGCGAAAAGATTACGTTTGGTTTCCTTGGAACCATTATTTTCAGAAAAGGCGTTCACTTACTGCTTGATGCCGCCGAAATACTTCACGACGTCCGAGACAAGTTTGAGATAAGCATTCACGGCTCAATTGCCGACCATAATTACGCGCGCGAAATTGAACGCCGCCTCCGAGAGGATAACAGGTTCCTACCCAAAGTGGAATTTGCAGGTTATTACAAGCCCAACCTATTGTCACACATCCTTGGCAACATGTCCGCCTGCGTGGTGCCTCCTTTATGGCACGAACCCGCCCCTCGAACCGTCATGGAGGCTCTTGGCGCAGGCGTGCCAGTAGTTGGCGCGCGCGCAGGAGGAATACCCGAATGGATCAAACACGGCAAAAATGGCTTTCTTTTTGAAATGGGAAACACTCGGGGATTAGCTTCGCACTTGCGATATCTAATTGAAAATCCGCAAACGCTAAACATGCTTAGGTCTAACATTGCACCGCCTAAACCCATGGCTCGCCATGCTGAGGAGATAATTGCCATCTACAAATCCGTGATGGCGCGCCACAAAAAATCAGCAACCAATGGCAAGAAAATGCGCAAGGCGGCATAA
- a CDS encoding prolyl oligopeptidase family serine peptidase, protein MIHMVLILSICAALLFAGVANAEISKGFLIKTVSVGGKDYKYVVYVPLCYDGKKASPAIIFLNGKGECGSDGWRQVFHFGSAIMLDAEKWPFIVMFPQKQSPETQWEDEEAMVLSILEKTCLEYKIDKSRLYLTGLSQGGHGTWAIAARHPDLFAAIAPVCGYGEKSLADKVAMLPVWIFHGDADQVVPVEKAYEMEKWIKEAGGSPKLTIYPGVGHNSWDKAYREENLGAWFLEHEKAK, encoded by the coding sequence TTGATACACATGGTATTGATTTTAAGTATATGTGCAGCTTTGCTTTTTGCAGGCGTTGCCAACGCTGAGATTTCGAAGGGATTTCTTATTAAGACGGTTTCTGTTGGAGGGAAGGACTATAAATATGTTGTCTACGTCCCTTTATGCTATGATGGGAAGAAAGCATCGCCCGCGATTATATTCCTAAATGGTAAAGGTGAGTGCGGTTCCGATGGATGGAGGCAGGTTTTCCACTTTGGCTCGGCTATTATGTTGGACGCGGAAAAGTGGCCATTTATTGTCATGTTTCCACAAAAGCAGTCGCCGGAGACACAGTGGGAAGATGAGGAGGCAATGGTTCTTTCAATTTTGGAGAAAACCTGCCTTGAATATAAGATTGATAAGTCAAGGCTCTACCTTACGGGGCTTTCGCAAGGTGGTCATGGGACATGGGCAATCGCTGCTCGCCATCCAGATCTCTTTGCCGCGATTGCGCCGGTATGCGGGTATGGAGAAAAGTCGCTTGCCGATAAGGTTGCTATGCTTCCTGTGTGGATTTTCCACGGCGATGCTGACCAAGTCGTACCGGTGGAGAAGGCATATGAGATGGAGAAATGGATAAAGGAGGCGGGTGGCTCGCCGAAGCTGACCATTTATCCTGGCGTCGGCCACAATTCGTGGGACAAGGCTTACCGAGAGGAAAACCTTGGCGCATGGTTTCTCGAGCATGAAAAGGCTAAGTAG